A DNA window from Anaerocolumna sp. AGMB13020 contains the following coding sequences:
- a CDS encoding A24 family peptidase — protein MDYGFLCIFFLLLAVKEDLKSYKIPNRLIAAGLAVSLVFLSLEQGWTSILKWIPGVLFPVTILFPLFMIRALGAGDIKLYSVVSGFYGITFCIQSILFSFLAAAIISVFHIISKKQSHNKFKLLVRYIQRIYWSSRFKEKEEDWYRYYNKEDKSNAGVHFSVYILIGFVVSLGIKKLYPEFSLKTFLL, from the coding sequence ATCGATTATGGATTTCTTTGCATCTTCTTTCTTCTTTTAGCTGTAAAAGAAGATCTTAAGTCTTACAAGATACCAAACCGCCTGATAGCAGCAGGTTTAGCAGTAAGCCTGGTCTTTTTATCCCTTGAGCAGGGGTGGACAAGCATCTTAAAATGGATTCCAGGAGTACTTTTCCCTGTGACAATACTTTTTCCATTGTTTATGATAAGAGCTCTGGGAGCCGGAGATATTAAACTCTATTCGGTTGTTAGCGGTTTCTATGGAATTACGTTCTGTATTCAATCAATTTTATTTTCATTTCTGGCAGCCGCCATAATTTCTGTTTTTCATATTATATCAAAGAAACAATCCCACAACAAATTTAAGTTACTGGTAAGATATATACAACGTATATATTGGAGCAGCAGATTTAAGGAGAAAGAAGAAGACTGGTATCGTTATTACAATAAGGAGGATAAGAGTAATGCCGGAGTACATTTTTCAGTGTATATATTAATTGGATTTGTTGTAAGCTTAGGAATTA
- a CDS encoding carbohydrate ABC transporter permease produces MAHKKQKKSKIYAPLRDVGFGTAFTQGNGITKLSALIFGLGNFLHKQVMRGFIMLAFELAYIYYMVTFGLNSIKDFITLGTRVQEEVFNETKQIYEYVTGDNSMLCLLYGVVTIFLTLGFILFLVTSVKSAYITQKKVEAGKPVPKFKDDLSSLLEQNLHKTLLFIPVTGILCFTIVPIVFMILIAFTNYDRNHQTPGNLFDWVGFDNFISMFSGNGVLANTFWPVLGWTIVWAIFATFTCYILGMLLAIVINREGTRFKGFWRFLFVLSVAVPQFVSLLTMRTIFNTNGAVNAILRDIGIIGASQSVPFFTDPTIAKITIICINIWIGVPFTMLTTTGILQNIPKDLYEAAKVDGANAFVTYFKITMPYMLFVTTPTLITSFVGNINNFNVIFLLSGGGPESLEYYYAGKTDLLVTWLYKLTMTNKDYNLGAVIGIIVFIILATLSLLTYRKTGSYKDEETFQ; encoded by the coding sequence ATGGCACACAAAAAGCAAAAAAAGTCAAAGATCTACGCACCCTTACGTGATGTCGGTTTTGGTACTGCTTTTACACAAGGAAATGGAATTACGAAATTGTCTGCACTTATCTTCGGGTTAGGTAATTTTCTTCATAAGCAGGTAATGCGCGGCTTCATTATGTTGGCCTTTGAGCTTGCTTATATTTATTACATGGTAACCTTTGGCTTGAATTCCATCAAAGATTTTATAACATTAGGAACCAGAGTACAGGAAGAGGTCTTTAATGAAACGAAGCAGATTTATGAATATGTAACCGGTGATAATTCCATGTTATGCCTACTATATGGTGTTGTAACCATATTTCTGACTCTTGGTTTTATTCTGTTTTTAGTCACCTCCGTAAAAAGTGCATATATTACGCAGAAAAAGGTGGAAGCAGGCAAACCCGTTCCAAAGTTTAAGGATGATTTAAGCTCTCTCTTAGAACAGAACCTGCACAAAACATTATTATTTATACCGGTGACAGGTATTTTATGCTTTACGATTGTACCAATCGTGTTCATGATCTTAATAGCTTTTACGAATTATGACAGGAATCACCAGACCCCCGGTAATTTATTCGACTGGGTAGGTTTTGATAACTTTATATCTATGTTTTCTGGAAACGGTGTGCTTGCTAATACATTTTGGCCGGTACTTGGCTGGACAATTGTATGGGCTATCTTTGCTACCTTTACCTGCTATATTTTAGGTATGCTGTTAGCCATTGTTATTAACCGAGAAGGTACAAGATTTAAAGGCTTCTGGAGATTTTTGTTTGTATTATCAGTTGCCGTTCCTCAATTTGTATCCTTACTTACCATGAGAACAATCTTTAATACCAATGGTGCAGTCAATGCGATACTTCGTGATATTGGAATCATTGGTGCCAGTCAGTCAGTACCATTTTTTACGGACCCGACAATCGCTAAGATTACAATTATATGTATCAATATCTGGATTGGTGTTCCTTTTACCATGCTGACTACTACCGGTATCCTTCAGAACATACCCAAAGATTTATATGAAGCGGCAAAAGTAGATGGTGCCAATGCATTTGTTACTTATTTTAAAATAACCATGCCATATATGTTATTTGTAACCACACCCACCCTGATTACTTCCTTTGTTGGTAATATCAATAACTTTAATGTTATCTTCTTATTATCAGGTGGCGGTCCGGAATCCCTGGAATATTATTATGCGGGAAAAACAGACCTGCTGGTTACCTGGTTATACAAGTTAACCATGACAAATAAAGACTACAATTTAGGTGCCGTTATAGGTATCATAGTGTTTATCATACTCGCAACATTATCCTTGTTAACCTACCGAAAAACAGGATCTTACAAAGATGAGGAGACTTTCCAATAA
- a CDS encoding sugar ABC transporter permease, translating to MKKQNTSSMRVRKFITNSFVHVMLAVLGFIWVLPIFFVILTSFRAEGGSYKSYVLPRGYTLDNYKKLFDGSTSLTFTNWFFNTLIVAIATCLLSAFFVLSVSYVMSRLRFKMRKKMINIAMILGMFPGFMSMYAVYYILKGFGMLEAGPLKLVALVMVYSGGAGLGFLVAKGFFDTIPKTIDEAAFIDGATKWDVFRKITIPLSKPIIVITLLQSFMSPWVDYIFAKVILGQDRKYYTIAIGLWTMLEKEFVEYYYTQFFAGCVLISIPISILFLILQRFYVEGVSGAVKG from the coding sequence ATGAAAAAACAAAACACTTCTTCTATGAGAGTTAGAAAATTTATTACTAATTCCTTTGTTCATGTGATGTTAGCTGTTCTTGGTTTCATATGGGTTTTACCTATATTTTTTGTAATACTGACTTCCTTTCGCGCAGAAGGCGGAAGTTATAAAAGTTACGTTTTGCCAAGAGGTTATACGCTGGATAATTATAAAAAACTATTTGATGGTTCTACCAGTCTGACTTTTACAAATTGGTTTTTTAATACACTTATTGTCGCAATTGCTACCTGTCTTTTATCAGCGTTCTTTGTTTTGAGTGTATCCTATGTAATGTCCAGATTGAGATTTAAAATGCGTAAAAAGATGATAAATATTGCCATGATTCTGGGAATGTTTCCGGGCTTTATGTCCATGTACGCAGTTTACTATATCTTAAAAGGCTTTGGTATGTTAGAGGCCGGACCTTTAAAATTAGTGGCGCTGGTCATGGTTTATTCCGGAGGTGCCGGTTTGGGATTTCTGGTGGCGAAGGGCTTCTTTGATACCATACCTAAGACGATTGACGAAGCGGCCTTTATTGATGGGGCCACGAAATGGGATGTGTTTCGAAAAATTACGATTCCATTATCAAAACCTATCATCGTTATCACTTTATTACAGTCCTTTATGTCTCCCTGGGTGGATTATATCTTTGCAAAGGTAATCCTTGGACAGGACAGAAAGTATTATACAATAGCCATTGGATTATGGACTATGCTTGAGAAAGAATTTGTGGAATATTACTATACACAGTTCTTTGCCGGCTGTGTACTTATTTCTATACCAATTTCCATTCTTTTCTTAATCCTGCAGAGATTCTATGTTGAAGGAGTATCTGGTGCGGTAAAGGGTTAA
- a CDS encoding alpha-amylase family glycosyl hydrolase, which produces MKKKIIVLISYLVLMLVMGGCNKAETNKTKPEVVKEENTGTDAKEESDNEESDGRNETITEVPYNYVQELNIIDDNYRNFYEIFVYSFYDSDGDGIGDINGIISKLDYINDGDNATDSDLGFNGIWLMPIMPSTTYHKYDVTDYYNIDPQYGTLEDFKELIKECKARDIKLIIDLVFNHTSAKHPWFTQAVKYLEGLKEGEEPDLKVCPYVGYYNFTKENNGSSSYYKAGNSDWYYEGVFWDQMPDLNLGNQQVRKEIEDIAKFWLDLGVDGFRLDAAKEFYSGEKQRNVEVLNWFTDYVKSEKEDAYIVAEVWEEEAAISTYYESGIPSLFNFPLSQHNGLITSTVRKLGTSTAKSFARSLVSLYDKYSEGNKDFIDAPFISNHDTTRISAQCVNNEDQMKMAAGILLTMNGSPYVYYGEEIGMNSMGSKDENKRLPMLWSVTDTTGMPDAPEAAEKVTQKFPPADEQRKDPLSIYNYYKRAVRIRNENPELARGKVSVIDELGSADICAVRKVYEGSEIVLLYNISKEEKTVALGDAGLEGLTIRGYLSVDGSEVTLAENKVTMPKYSIVILK; this is translated from the coding sequence ATGAAGAAAAAAATAATCGTGTTAATAAGTTATCTGGTATTGATGCTTGTCATGGGTGGCTGCAATAAGGCTGAAACGAACAAAACGAAACCGGAAGTTGTGAAGGAAGAAAATACCGGTACGGATGCAAAGGAAGAAAGCGATAATGAGGAATCTGATGGAAGGAATGAAACCATAACGGAAGTACCTTATAATTATGTTCAGGAGTTAAATATAATTGATGATAACTACCGGAATTTTTATGAAATCTTCGTCTATAGCTTTTATGACAGTGATGGTGATGGTATTGGCGATATCAATGGGATTATATCCAAATTAGATTATATCAACGATGGGGATAATGCTACGGATTCAGACCTGGGCTTTAATGGAATCTGGTTAATGCCTATTATGCCTTCTACCACCTATCATAAATATGACGTAACAGACTACTATAATATTGATCCTCAGTACGGTACCTTGGAGGACTTTAAAGAGCTTATAAAAGAATGTAAAGCTCGTGATATCAAATTAATCATAGACCTTGTGTTTAATCATACCTCAGCAAAGCATCCCTGGTTTACACAGGCTGTAAAATATCTGGAGGGTTTAAAAGAAGGTGAAGAGCCGGATCTTAAGGTATGCCCTTATGTTGGTTATTACAATTTCACAAAAGAAAACAATGGAAGCAGTTCCTATTATAAGGCAGGCAACTCGGATTGGTATTACGAGGGTGTTTTCTGGGATCAGATGCCAGATTTAAATTTAGGAAACCAACAAGTCAGAAAAGAAATTGAAGATATTGCAAAGTTTTGGTTAGACCTTGGTGTAGACGGGTTCAGGCTGGATGCCGCCAAGGAATTCTATTCCGGTGAAAAGCAACGTAATGTGGAGGTTTTAAACTGGTTCACGGATTATGTAAAGAGTGAGAAAGAAGATGCTTATATAGTAGCAGAGGTATGGGAAGAAGAGGCTGCCATCAGTACTTATTATGAAAGCGGTATTCCCAGTTTGTTTAACTTCCCCCTGTCTCAGCATAATGGACTCATTACGTCCACCGTTCGAAAATTAGGTACTTCAACTGCTAAAAGCTTTGCCAGGTCCCTGGTAAGTCTTTATGATAAATATAGTGAAGGTAATAAAGACTTTATAGATGCACCTTTTATAAGCAATCATGATACCACAAGAATTTCTGCCCAATGTGTAAACAACGAAGACCAGATGAAAATGGCAGCAGGTATTTTGCTCACCATGAATGGAAGCCCTTATGTATATTATGGGGAAGAGATCGGTATGAACAGTATGGGCAGCAAGGATGAAAACAAACGATTGCCAATGCTATGGTCGGTAACGGATACAACGGGAATGCCGGATGCACCGGAAGCAGCAGAGAAAGTGACACAGAAATTTCCTCCTGCAGATGAACAAAGAAAGGACCCTTTATCCATATATAATTATTATAAGAGAGCAGTTAGAATTCGGAATGAGAATCCTGAGCTTGCAAGGGGCAAGGTCAGCGTAATTGACGAGCTTGGCAGTGCGGATATATGTGCAGTCAGAAAAGTGTATGAAGGTAGTGAAATAGTGCTGCTTTATAACATCAGTAAGGAAGAAAAGACAGTAGCTTTAGGGGATGCCGGCCTTGAGGGCCTTACTATCAGAGGATATTTATCTGTGGATGGAAGTGAAGTTACACTGGCTGAAAATAAAGTTACCATGCCAAAGTATTCTATCGTTATATTAAAATAA
- a CDS encoding extracellular solute-binding protein, translated as MKKKLFALLLATTLVVSLAGCGKKNETPTNPGTEATNTPATTEAPAEVEDVTLKVWAPENQIKDGTMDSMTKSFQALHPEWNITFTVETQGEDTLKDEILKDVTAAGDVFFFANDQLNELINAGAIARLGGSTEEMVKTTMSQEVVNTVTKDDAIYGIPFTHNTFFMYYDKSLLTADDIKSVESIMAKETADNVYNFCFDSAGGWKLGAWYYGAGLTIYGESQTDFAAGANWNNETGVAVTNYLIDLINNPKTAFADDVSLSELTADHRIGAWFDGSWNYNLYKDALGDDLGVAVIPTFNPDGKDYQLKGFYGSKAIGVNSQAAFPAVAVAFAAYLGSEEMQVQRFEETGQVPTNLTAGESEAVQADEVAKVIVEEANTASVMQPTSAEFSSRYWANAGAIATEIKSGDLNKDNVKEKLDTFVGTLAVE; from the coding sequence ATGAAAAAGAAATTATTTGCATTACTATTGGCAACCACATTAGTAGTATCCTTAGCTGGTTGTGGCAAAAAAAATGAAACACCTACAAATCCAGGAACAGAAGCAACGAACACTCCTGCAACTACAGAAGCTCCTGCAGAAGTAGAAGATGTTACTTTGAAAGTATGGGCACCTGAAAATCAGATTAAAGATGGAACCATGGATTCCATGACAAAATCCTTCCAGGCCTTACACCCGGAATGGAATATAACCTTCACTGTTGAAACACAGGGTGAAGATACTTTAAAGGATGAAATCCTGAAAGATGTTACTGCAGCCGGAGATGTATTCTTCTTCGCAAATGACCAGTTAAATGAATTAATCAATGCCGGTGCAATTGCAAGACTTGGCGGTTCCACTGAAGAAATGGTTAAGACAACAATGTCTCAGGAAGTTGTAAATACTGTAACAAAAGATGACGCTATCTATGGTATTCCTTTTACACATAACACCTTCTTTATGTACTATGACAAATCTCTTTTAACAGCTGATGATATCAAATCTGTTGAAAGTATTATGGCAAAAGAAACAGCTGATAATGTTTACAATTTCTGCTTTGATTCAGCAGGCGGCTGGAAATTAGGTGCTTGGTATTATGGAGCCGGTTTAACAATCTATGGTGAAAGCCAGACAGATTTCGCTGCCGGTGCAAACTGGAATAACGAAACCGGAGTTGCTGTTACAAATTACTTAATCGACTTAATCAATAATCCCAAAACTGCATTTGCTGATGATGTTTCTCTCTCAGAATTAACTGCAGACCACAGAATTGGTGCTTGGTTTGACGGTTCCTGGAACTATAATTTATACAAAGATGCTTTAGGTGATGATTTAGGAGTAGCTGTTATTCCTACCTTTAATCCAGACGGAAAAGATTATCAGTTAAAAGGTTTCTATGGCTCAAAAGCAATCGGTGTTAACTCACAAGCTGCTTTCCCTGCTGTAGCAGTAGCATTTGCAGCTTACCTTGGAAGTGAAGAAATGCAGGTACAGCGTTTTGAAGAAACTGGTCAGGTTCCTACCAACCTTACGGCTGGTGAATCCGAAGCTGTTCAGGCAGATGAAGTAGCTAAGGTTATTGTTGAAGAAGCTAACACTGCATCTGTAATGCAGCCTACTTCCGCAGAATTCAGTTCCAGATACTGGGCAAATGCCGGAGCAATTGCAACTGAAATTAAAAGCGGTGATTTAAATAAAGACAATGTAAAAGAAAAATTAGATACCTTTGTCGGCACTTTAGCTGTTGAATAA
- a CDS encoding glycoside hydrolase family 13 protein codes for MNKKWWHNSVVYQIYPRSFYDTNGDGIGDIQGIIEKLDYLSDLGIDVIWLSPVFKSPNDDNGYDISDYEDIMEDFGTLSDMEKLLEEGNKRNIKILMDLVANHTSDEHKWFIESKKSKDNAYRDYYVWRDAANGGEPNDLGSIFSGSAWEWDESTKQYYLHLFSKKQPDLNWENPKVRQEVYSFMNFWIEKGIGGFRMDVIDLIGKLPDEKITGNGPKLHEYIREMNENTFGKKDLLTVGECWGATPEIAKMYSNPENKELSMVFQFEHIGLDQQPGMDKWDLKPLHLADLKRVFHKWQTCFDKDGWNSLFWNNHDLPRIVSRWGNDKEGRVESAKMLATLLHGLSGTPYIYQGEELGMTNIRLKDIQDYKDIETLNMYKDRIAKGYSHEEIMESVYAKGRDNARTPMQWTEEENGGFTTGTPWIAVNPDYRLVNASAQVNDPNSIYNHYKKLIRLRKENEVIVYGDFRLLLPEDTNIFAYARTLNEDIIVVLCNFYGEETDYQLPKEYEYAGELLITNYEDTVSNKLRPYEALMYRVP; via the coding sequence ATGAATAAAAAATGGTGGCACAATTCAGTTGTTTATCAAATATATCCAAGAAGCTTCTATGATACCAATGGTGATGGAATAGGAGATATTCAAGGTATCATAGAAAAATTGGACTATTTATCTGATTTGGGAATTGATGTTATATGGTTAAGCCCTGTATTTAAATCACCCAATGATGATAACGGCTATGATATAAGTGATTATGAGGATATCATGGAAGACTTTGGGACACTTTCTGATATGGAAAAGCTGCTGGAGGAAGGAAATAAAAGAAATATCAAGATTCTTATGGACCTGGTGGCGAATCATACCTCTGATGAGCATAAATGGTTTATTGAATCAAAGAAATCAAAGGATAATGCTTACAGAGACTATTATGTATGGAGAGATGCAGCAAATGGTGGGGAACCTAACGATTTAGGGTCCATCTTCTCAGGAAGTGCCTGGGAATGGGATGAGTCAACAAAGCAATATTATTTACATTTATTCAGTAAAAAGCAGCCGGACTTAAATTGGGAGAATCCCAAGGTAAGACAAGAAGTATACAGCTTTATGAATTTCTGGATTGAGAAAGGAATTGGAGGCTTCCGTATGGATGTAATTGACCTTATCGGGAAGCTTCCTGATGAGAAAATCACCGGTAATGGGCCTAAGCTCCATGAATATATACGTGAGATGAATGAGAATACCTTTGGGAAGAAAGACCTGTTAACAGTGGGAGAATGCTGGGGGGCCACACCTGAGATCGCCAAGATGTATTCGAATCCTGAGAATAAGGAATTGAGTATGGTATTTCAATTTGAGCATATTGGACTTGATCAGCAGCCCGGTATGGATAAGTGGGATCTGAAACCTCTTCATTTAGCAGACCTAAAACGGGTATTTCATAAGTGGCAGACCTGCTTTGACAAAGATGGCTGGAACAGTTTGTTCTGGAACAATCACGACCTGCCAAGAATTGTTTCCAGATGGGGAAATGATAAGGAAGGCAGAGTTGAGAGTGCGAAAATGCTTGCAACCTTACTGCATGGTCTTTCCGGAACTCCTTATATCTATCAAGGGGAAGAGCTGGGTATGACGAATATCAGATTGAAGGATATTCAGGATTATAAAGATATTGAGACCCTGAATATGTATAAAGACCGTATAGCAAAAGGGTATTCTCATGAAGAAATTATGGAGTCTGTTTATGCAAAAGGAAGGGATAATGCCAGAACACCGATGCAATGGACGGAGGAAGAAAACGGCGGATTTACAACAGGAACACCATGGATTGCCGTAAATCCTGATTACAGACTGGTGAACGCCTCAGCTCAGGTAAATGACCCAAATTCAATTTATAACCATTACAAGAAACTGATCAGACTGAGAAAAGAGAACGAAGTGATTGTATATGGAGATTTCCGGCTGCTGTTGCCGGAGGATACGAATATCTTTGCATATGCAAGAACTCTGAATGAGGATATAATAGTAGTTTTATGCAATTTTTATGGTGAAGAAACAGACTATCAGCTGCCCAAAGAGTATGAGTACGCCGGTGAACTTTTAATAACTAATTATGAGGACACTGTCAGCAATAAATTACGACCCTATGAAGCTCTTATGTATAGGGTGCCATAG
- a CDS encoding amylo-alpha-1,6-glucosidase, translating to MKFIYGKNDWKTLERGQENCYLITNGLGGYSSLTAIGSNTRNDHALLMACTIAPNHRYHLVTRLDEQLEIGEEDKIELSSQTYVNQAKDQTGFKYLNQFFFEHYPVWTYQADAVEIRKSAVMAHGENTIGIRYFITNSGSKNVKLSITPMLQFVQKGEILNKNQIFSITDKEIISNGITLQYATSGKVSSYATEYISDLYYSYDARDGRDAIGVTAHNHNISITVKGKEEKVLDLIYSLENTNHTIEELMATERARQTKLVEQSQMKDELGKQLVKSADQYLVNRESTKGRTLMAGYPFFADWGRDTMISMVGCCISTKRFEEAKSIFRTFMLYSKNGLMPNMFPEGGNDPLYNTVDASLLFIAAVYEYYQESGDLDFVKEAYPVMEDIIKWYKQGTDYHIKMDTDGLIMAGSGLEQVTWMDVRFGEILPTPRHGKPVEINAYWYNDLRIMGVFARLLEKEDIPYEELAKQVSRSFAEQFWNKKENCLKDLVSGEAADYQIRCNQIWAVSQPFSILEKEQEKQVVNKVYETLYTPYGLRSLSKYDKDFKPVYGGSHFNRDMAYHQGTVWAFPLGAYYLAYLKVNEYSDSAVTRVREQLEVLESCMREGCVGQIAEIYDGLNPTISQGCFAQAWSVSELLRVFAKLESCK from the coding sequence ATGAAATTTATATATGGTAAAAATGATTGGAAAACCTTAGAGAGAGGTCAGGAGAATTGTTATCTTATAACAAACGGGTTAGGAGGATATTCCTCGTTAACAGCTATTGGTTCTAATACTCGTAATGACCATGCTTTGTTGATGGCATGCACCATAGCACCCAATCACAGATATCATCTCGTTACAAGGTTGGATGAGCAGCTTGAAATCGGAGAAGAAGACAAAATAGAGTTATCCAGTCAAACATATGTTAATCAAGCTAAAGACCAGACCGGTTTTAAATATCTGAATCAATTTTTCTTTGAGCATTATCCTGTATGGACTTATCAGGCTGATGCTGTTGAGATTAGAAAGTCAGCAGTAATGGCTCATGGAGAAAATACGATTGGTATACGCTATTTTATAACCAACAGTGGCAGTAAAAACGTAAAATTAAGCATTACACCTATGCTGCAATTTGTTCAAAAAGGTGAAATTTTAAATAAGAATCAGATTTTTTCCATTACTGATAAGGAAATTATTAGCAATGGAATTACCCTCCAATATGCAACCAGCGGCAAGGTGAGCAGTTATGCTACAGAATATATCAGTGATCTATATTATAGCTATGATGCAAGAGATGGCAGAGATGCAATAGGCGTAACAGCCCATAATCATAATATTTCCATAACAGTGAAGGGAAAGGAAGAAAAGGTCCTTGACCTAATATATAGTCTGGAAAATACGAACCATACCATAGAGGAGCTAATGGCTACAGAAAGGGCAAGGCAAACCAAGCTTGTAGAGCAGTCTCAGATGAAAGACGAGTTAGGAAAACAACTGGTAAAGAGTGCTGATCAATATCTGGTAAACAGGGAATCTACGAAAGGTAGAACCCTCATGGCTGGTTATCCTTTCTTTGCAGACTGGGGACGGGATACCATGATATCTATGGTGGGATGCTGTATTTCTACTAAACGGTTTGAGGAAGCGAAGAGTATATTCCGCACCTTTATGTTATACAGTAAAAATGGTTTAATGCCAAATATGTTTCCGGAAGGAGGAAACGATCCCTTATATAATACTGTGGATGCCTCCCTTTTATTTATAGCTGCTGTATATGAGTACTATCAGGAGAGTGGTGATCTTGACTTTGTAAAAGAAGCATACCCTGTTATGGAAGATATCATTAAGTGGTATAAACAGGGTACGGATTATCATATTAAAATGGATACGGATGGACTGATCATGGCAGGCAGCGGCTTGGAACAAGTAACCTGGATGGATGTGCGCTTTGGTGAGATTCTGCCTACCCCAAGGCATGGTAAACCGGTTGAAATCAATGCCTATTGGTATAATGACTTAAGGATTATGGGGGTTTTCGCAAGGCTTTTAGAGAAGGAAGACATCCCATATGAAGAGCTTGCCAAACAGGTAAGCAGAAGCTTTGCGGAACAGTTCTGGAATAAGAAAGAAAATTGTCTGAAAGATCTTGTATCAGGTGAAGCGGCTGATTATCAGATACGTTGTAATCAGATATGGGCCGTATCACAACCCTTTTCTATTTTGGAGAAGGAGCAGGAGAAGCAGGTAGTAAATAAAGTCTATGAAACCCTCTATACTCCTTATGGCTTAAGAAGCTTAAGCAAATATGATAAGGACTTTAAACCGGTTTACGGTGGTTCACATTTTAACAGGGATATGGCTTATCATCAGGGTACTGTTTGGGCATTTCCCCTGGGGGCATACTATCTGGCTTATCTAAAAGTAAATGAGTATAGTGATAGTGCGGTGACAAGAGTAAGGGAACAGTTGGAGGTGTTAGAGTCTTGTATGAGGGAGGGCTGTGTCGGACAAATAGCTGAAATCTATGATGGTTTAAATCCCACGATTTCACAGGGGTGTTTTGCACAAGCATGGAGTGTAAGTGAGCTTTTAAGAGTATTTGCAAAACTAGAAAGCTGTAAATAG
- a CDS encoding YaaL family protein yields MKLFAKRKRQNNEALLYEIQKTKLALESAYSNFENVVDPDLIDCYIYEVNAVQKRYKFLLKQAKLLEDDCSAI; encoded by the coding sequence ATGAAACTGTTTGCAAAAAGAAAAAGGCAAAACAATGAAGCCTTGCTGTATGAAATCCAAAAAACAAAGCTTGCTCTGGAATCAGCTTATTCCAATTTTGAGAACGTGGTGGATCCCGATTTAATCGACTGCTATATTTATGAAGTAAATGCTGTTCAAAAAAGGTATAAATTTCTTCTAAAACAAGCAAAGCTGCTGGAGGATGACTGCTCCGCAATTTAA
- a CDS encoding pro-sigmaK processing inhibitor BofA family protein: protein METKWYFLGAILLVCVFLLIVGFLKQRFDLIVNFILRICVGLLGIYLLNTILASSHISLGVGTNSLNALVVGVLGLPGFLMVYGVAAYFYFT from the coding sequence ATGGAAACGAAGTGGTATTTTCTTGGAGCAATATTACTGGTATGTGTGTTTCTGCTGATTGTAGGATTTTTAAAACAGCGCTTTGATCTTATAGTAAACTTTATACTGCGAATATGCGTGGGCTTATTAGGGATATATTTACTTAATACAATACTCGCCAGCAGTCATATTTCTTTAGGTGTCGGTACCAACAGCCTGAATGCCCTGGTTGTAGGAGTACTTGGATTGCCAGGGTTTCTAATGGTATATGGAGTAGCTGCTTATTTTTATTTTACATAA